The genomic region TATGCACGAATGCATAGCCTATATTATATATATTTATCAGTATTTTGTTGACTATCCCGCGCTGATTATGTGATTTTCAGTGACGCTCGATCCGTCGGTGCCTTGCAGTATTCATCCCGGTCGGCCGCATTGAGCCAATATTAATGCTCTCTGGTTAGTTTGCCTCAACATTCTCGACGGGGGCCTCACTGCGCTTGCGCGGTGAATCATCGAGAAACGAAGGGGGATGAAGATGTGGAATCGAAGACGCGTCCTTGGCGCAGCAGCTGCTGCGTCCGCGATGTTGGCATCCGGGTGTACCGCGCCATTTGGCAGCCGATCTTCTTATCTCACGCCGATCCTTCGCCCTGCCCATCGCAATTCAGTGTTCCATTGGACCGATATCGCGCTCCAACAGATCCGCGATCAACGCGTACCACCGCCACGGGCTGCCTATAATCTGGCCGCGCCCATGGCCGCCGGCTTCCTGGCAGCGAATGGCATTATCGGCCGCTATGCAGAGCCTTTCGGTATCGGCCAGGGCCCGCGCGGGGCCGATCCGGAAGTCGCTTACGGTGTCGCCTTCGCAACCGCCGCGTCCGAAAATTTCCAACAGCCATTCCTGTTCGAGCGCAATGCTTTCAAAGATCGGTTCCCCGACGGCGACGCGAAATCGCTTGGCATTGAATGGGGCCGCCGCGTGGGCATGCAGATTGTCCGCATGCGTACCAATGACGGAGCAGAGCCCAACCGGATCAATTACTATCTCGGCCGTTATCCGCGGCGTCGCGACGCACTGAAATGGACGCCGACCGGGCCATTTTACAGCGCATCACCGGGCCCCGCATTTGCGACCTATGATCGCGGACTGTTTCCGGGCCTCGGGCAGATCACCCCGTGGACGATGCGCAGCGGCACTCAGTTCCGGCCCGCCGATTTCCTTGACCCGGCAAGCCCGGAATTTGCCGAAGAGTTTCACACGATCCGCATGCTCGGCGCATCGAACAGCCCTGTTCGCACCCCCGACCAGTCCGAGATCGCATTATTCTGGGAAGATGGTCCATGGGGCATCACGCCACCCGGTCATTTCATCCTGACGGCCGTGCAGGTTCTCCAGGATCGGGGCCTTGATTTTCTGGACCTGGCGCGCGCCTTTGCCCTGCTCGGCATGACGCAATGCGACGCGGCGATAAATGCCTGGGATGCAAAATATCATCACGATATCTTGCGCCCCGAAACTGCAATCCGGCACCGGGCCGAACGCTTTGGCAATGCCGATCCGCGGGTTGAACGGCAACGGGGCTGGCGCAGCTACATCCCGACACCTGAGTTCCCGGCCTACACATCCGGTCATTCGACATTTGGTGCGGCGGGCACAGAGCTTACTGCGCTGCTGTTGGGCACCGATCAAGTATCCTTCTCGCATGAATCGCCAGACCAGGTGTTGTGGCCGCAGCTGCGCGGTGTTCGCCGCAGCTGGACCAGCCTCAGCCAGGCAGCCGAAGAAAACGGGCTCAGTCGCCTCTATGGCGGCGTCCATTGGGAACGCGATCATGTCGCGGCCATGGCCGCAGGCCGCGCGATCGCGCGCCAAGCCTTCCACACAGTCTTTCCGGCGAGGGTCTGACCGATGGAAAATTCTTCAAACCTAACTCCGCTTCGCTTCCTGGTGCCGTTGTCTGTGATCATCGGCACCCAGTTCGCAGTACCTGATACAGCACGCGCCCAAGGCTTTTCGCTGAACAGCGACGCGCTGGCATCCCTCGAAGAGCCGCTGGCGACCGATATTGCTGGAGTGACGGTAGAGGTGACCGGCGTCACCGATGCGCGCCTCACCTATGATTTTGAAGGCATGGACGATTTCCATCCCGGCTTTATAGGCAATTTCGAGGTCAGCGCCGCAACCCAGCTCGGCAATCGCTGGAATGTTGGCGTCGCCTATTTCGGCCAATATCAGCATGATGACGGCTCCGACACATATAGCGACAATGTCGCAGGCTTTATCGGCGGGTCCTGGGGCACATTGGTTGGCGGCGAAGTCAGCGGGGTCGTCCGCGAGGAAACCCGGCGTCGGCGCGGAGCCGGCAATGCCGTGCTGGCCTTTGATGAAGGCCTTGGCCAGCTTTCAAACTGGGGTGGCGGATATTTCGGTCAGTTCGGGCCCGCGCGGGTCAGCGCCGTCGTCGTCGAAGATGGCGATTTCGATCTTGGCTTTTCCTGGTCGCGTCCGATCGGGAACAAGGATTTGCGCTTCAGTGCCCATTATCGCCATGGTGAATTCCTGAACGCCGACAGCAATGCGATCACGGGAACGGCCGAGATCGTCTATGGCAGCAGCCTGTATGATCTTGCTGCGGGCTATGAGCGACTGGAGAGCCCGGCATTCAACGCAGATCGATGGTTTGTATCGGCTGGCTGGCAAACCAAGACGGGATCGCTCACCTTCTCACTCGGCGCCCATTATGGCGAAACAGAAGGCCAAGAAGAGAAGTCCGGTGCCTTTGGCGTGCGTTATGACGTAGCGCGGGGCCTGTCGCTCAATCTCGGGATCAATCATAGCGATGCGCAAGTCACGCTGAACGGTGTAGAGCTTCTCAACCAGGAGGAAACCGAAGCAGTCGGGTCCCTCCGATTCGATTTCTAATCTGCCAAGGGGTCCGGCTGAAGGGCGTCGTGCGGTCCGATCCTATGTGCTGGCGCGGCTCGCATAACGGGCCACAAAGCCAGACAGGATGACCGGGATAAGGGAAATCAAGGCAAAACCGATATTCCCCGTCATCAAGATTACCACCGAAGACACGAAGAAACCGAGCGCCATTACAACCGCGCCAAGCGCGCGTGAACGCGGATAGATTGCCAAGAGCGCGCCGATGACCTGAACTGTACCCAGCGGGTACAGCCATTTCGCATCAAGCCCTGCTTCAGCGAAGAATGTAACTTCTTGCTGCATCATCGCCAGTTTGGCGCCGCCGGCTGCTAAGCTCATCAGCGCCAGCAGTGCCAAAATCACCCAGTACACATATTTCATGATCGTCCTTTCGAGCGACATATCATCGGAGTTCATCGGTCCCGTTCCGGGCTTTACGCGAACCCGATAAGCGCACAAGGTAACCTCCGAAAAAGACAGTGCATGTGTTTGAGGGACAAACAGTCTCCGGCGGATTGCCAGCGCAGGTGTCGGGAGGATGAATATGGCGGAATTGACGGCGGATACGCCGCCAACCACCGGGGCTGCGTCCGAAGGTTTCGGTACGGCGGGCTATCGCAACTATGTGCTCATGGCCCTGTTAATGGTCTACATATTCAATTTCATTGACCGCACGATCGTCAATATCCTGACCGAGCCGATCAAGCTCAGCTTTGGGCTTGAAGATTGGCAGATGGGCATGTTGGGCGGTCCGGCATTTGCGGTGCTCTACACTTTTCTTGGCATTCCGATTGCGCGCAGCGCAGAGCGGTACAACCGGGTCATCATCATTGCGACCGCCGTGGCCATATGGAGCCTGTTTACGGCGTTATGTGGCTTCGCAATGTCCTTCCTCATGCTGTTCCTGTTCCGTGTCGGTGTCAGCATTGGCGAAGCGGGCTGCACGCCGCCGGCGCAGTCTCTGATCGCCGATTATTTCAAGCCTTCCCGCCGGGCCACGGCGGTTTCCATCTATGCGCTGGGCGTTCCACTGGGCGGCATGTTCGCATCGATTTTCGGCGGCCAGCTGGCCGGTCTCGACGGCGCAGATTTTGGCGCCTGGATCAATAGCATCGGCCTTGGGTTCCTGTTCGGTAGCCTGGATTGGTCGCAGGTCGAAGGGTGGCGAATCGCCTTTGTCGTGGTCGGCGTACCCGGCTTGTTGCTGTCGCTCATTGTCTGGCGAACGATCAAGGAACCACCGCGCGGCTATACCGATCCGGCTGCCTTGCAGGGCCTGGAAAAAGCCGGCTTTGGCGAAGCGATGCGCGTGCTCTGGAGAAAGCCCGCTTACCGCCATGTCGTGTTCGGTGCGATGCTCGCATCCTTTGTTGGCTATGGCGTGGGCCAGTTCACCACGTCATTCCTGATCCGCACCCATGGCCTGTCGATCCAAATGGCCTCGCTTTTGTTCGGGATCATCCTTGGCGTGATGGCCGCGATCGGTGTGTTCAGTTCTGGCTGGCTCGCGGACAGAATGTCACAACGCTATCCCAAGGCGCTTTCTTGGCTACCCGCGCTCGGCATGGCGGCGTCTGTGCCGCTCTATGCCTTCGGCTTTCTTGTCGGCGATTTATGGCTGGCAATGCCCGCGCTGATGATCGCGGCAATGATCCATTATTATTATCTGGGGCCGATGTATGCGGTTTCAGGCGGTGTCGTGGACAGCCGGATGCGCGCAACTTCGGTGGCCATCACGCTGTTTGTCGTGAACTTGCTCGGCTATGGCCTTGGCCCGCCGCTGATCGGGATCCTCTCGACCTTCCTGAAGACCGTGTTCCTCGATGGCTATGGACTTGGGCTGACGCTGGAAGCATGCCGACCGTTGCTTGCACTGGGCGCCGACGCACGCGCCGTCCTCGCCAGTGGCGAAGCAGACAGCCTTGCGGCCTGCGCAAGCGCGGACGCCCGCGGGCTACAATGGTCGATTGTGATCTTCATCTGCGGCTATGGCTGGGCGGCACTCCATTACCTCCTCGCCGGCCGCACGCTGCAGGACGATATGGTCGCCAACACCCATAGCTAGGAGGATTTCGGCCCAGCCTATCGATCCCGATCAGGCGAACATCGGTGAGACAGCGCCGACCGCTTCCTTCTCGCGTTCAAGGATGCGCACAAAGGACGGCCGCGCATGGACCCGCTGGACAAAGGCGGCGAGCGCAGGCCAGCGATCGGCATTGACGATTTCGCCGGCATGGCAGAAATTGACGAAGATGCTGCCCGCCGTCAGATCGGCCAGGCTCAGCGCATCGCCGACAAGGAATTCCTTGCCCTCGCTCAACTGGCTTTCGAGATAATCAAAATGCGCCGGCATCTGCGCGAGCGCTTCGGCGACAACTGCATCGTCGGTTTCCATATTGAGGAATGCCGGATTGATGAAGCGCTGGATGAAGAGCGGCGCTTCAACTTTGGAAAAGAGACCGGTGCCGAGATAGTCGCATAGCCATAGCATCCATCCGCGCTCCCAGCCGTCTGACGGGAACAGCACGGGGCTATCGATCTTGCTCTCGAGATAGCTGCAGGCAGCAAGTGAATCCGGCAGATACCGACCATCGACCTCCAGCACGGGCACTTTACCAAGCGGGCTGATCTTCAGAAACTCAGGATCCGGTTCGCCCAATGGAACGACATTCACAATGTCATATTCGACGCCCTTTTCCTCGCAGAAAGCCAGCAACCGCCGCACCCATGGCGACAGCAAAGTTCCGTGAATGGCGATTGTCATAGTCTCATCTCCCAGTTCAACAGCGAATCAAATATGTGGTTGCATTATTGAACCAACTAGATTAGATGGTTTTATATTGCAACCAGGTTGGTGAGATGAAGACAAAATCCTTTTCAGAAATGGACTGTTCGATAGCCCGGACATTGGAACATGTCGGATCATGGTGGTCGCTGCTGATCATCCGCGATGTTATGATGGGCATACGCCGATTCAAACAGATTGAGGCGTCGCTCGGGATCGCGAAAAACACACTGGCAAGCCGATTGAGCGCATTGGTGGACGGCGGGATATTGACCCGTGCGCCCTCCTCCGACGGCTCGAAATTCGAGGAATATGTGCTGACCGAGAAGGGCCGAGAGCTGGCTCCGGTGATGATCGCCCTGTCGCAATGGGGCGATAAATGGGCCGCCCATCCCGAAGGACCGCCCTATGCCTTTGTCGACGAAGTGACCGGCGGAGAATTGCTGCAAGTCTGGCCGCGCCGCGCTGATGGCGAGCGAGTCGAGCTGAACGAGCTCGGTTTGCACCCCCTGAAAGATGAATCCGAAGCCCATTCGAAGGAGCAAAGATGATGATAAACTGCACCTGTATCGTCCAAGCCGATCAGATTTCGGCCGAGACCCAAGCTGCGCTGCGCAGCAGCCTCGACGATTTCACCACGCGCAACTTTGACGCGCCCGCCACGATCAACTGGGTCGAGATACACAAGGGAAGCGGATTTACCGCGACCAAACCATCTACTTCGTCGATTGTGTCCGTCGCCGGGCCATCATCGCTTGAGCAATCGGCGCGCGTATCACTGCTCGATGAGCTTTGTGGTCTGTGGTCTCGGGAAACGGGCTGCACACTCAATGAAATTGTCGGCGTCGTCAACGACCCCGCCTGAAGATCGGAGACAATCATGCCCCTTTATATGTGCAACGCCGCCAAAGGCGCGATTTCTGACGAGGCGAAGGAGACGATCGCCGCTGACATCACTCGCACCCATTGCGAGGTTACCGACGCCCCACCGATATTCGTCCATGCCTTTTTCCGCGAAGACGCGCCCGACATGCCGCTTAACGACAAGCGCGTCTTCCTGATGGGCAGCATCCGAGCCGGGCGCAATGACGAGCAGAAAGCTCAGATTATCAGCGAGATCACCGAATCGATCCGGGACAATGCCAGTATCCCGGTGGACGATATTCAGGTCATGATCCGCGACACGCCAGCCAGCTGGGTCATGGAAGGTGGAGACATCATGCCCGAGCCTGGAGAAGAAGCTGAATGGTTTGCAGCCCATGAAGCGAAAGCCGCCGCGGACCATGGCTGATAGCGCGATCATCCTCGGCGCCGGCGCCTCGAAAGGCGTTGGCGGCGCGCTTGCCCGCTGCTTTGCGGACAACGGCCTGCATGCGATCATGGCCGGACGCACAGAAGAAAAAGTGCAAGCCTTGGCCGATGAGGTCGGAGCGGCCGGAGGTTCGGCTGAAGCCGTGCGGGTCGATGTCACCTCTGAAGCCGATCAGGACCGCCTGTTCGCCCTCGCACAGGAGCGCGGGAAGATTGCCGCTGTCATCTACAATGCTGGCAACAATGCGGTGATACCGTTTGAAGAGCTGGATGCCGAAACGATGGAAGGTTTCTGGAAAGTCGGTTTCCTCGGCGGCTTCCTGACCGCCAAACGGGCGATACCGCTTCTCAAGGAACAGGGGGAAGGCAGCCTGTTCTTCACTGGTGCATCAGCGTCGCGGCGCGGCAATCCGAATTTCGTGCACTTTGCATCTTCCAAAGCGAGCCTGCGGATGCTCGCCCAGTCCCTCGCGCGCGAATATGGTCCACAAGGCGTGCATGTCGCGCACTTCATCATCGACGGCGCCATCGATGGCGAAATGGTGCGCAGCCGCTTTGGCGAATATCTTGAGAGTCTGGGCGATGATGGCAGCCTGTCACCCGATGCGATCGCCCAGGCCTATTGGTATGTGCACAGCCAGCCGCGCTCCGCCTGGACGCACGAATTGGATCTGCGGCCGTTTAAGGAGAAATGGTGAGGAGCGGACCGCAGCCAAAGGCCGCCCATTCACTCAAAACCAGAATCGTAATCCGACCAGGGCCACAAAACGATCCGCATCGCCGCCTGCTGCCCGCGTGAAATCAGCGGTGTCGCCGAACTGTTTTTGCCATTCCAGCCCGACATAGGGCGCAAATTGCGGACTGATTTCATAACGGAGACGCAGCCCGGCCTCGAGATCGGTGACGCCCGAACCGATACCTATCTCCGCAATATCCTGGGCCGACAGATTGAGCTCAATGCGCGGCTGCGCGATCAATCGCTGTGTCAGACGCTGATCATATTCCGCTTCGACGCGCGCCGTGACATCGCCTTCATCTGACACAAACATGGCGGCATCGATTTCAAAAAAGTACGGCGCCAGCCCCTGCACGCCGATCACCGCATGCGCGCGATCCGGCTCGGGACGAAGATCATAGCGTATGCCCGCCTGAAGATCGAAGAACGGGCCGATCGCATGGCTCCAAAGCGCCTGGATTTCCGCTTCCTCCAGATCCCCGCCAATCTCGCCTTCGCCCTCTGTCTTGATCCAAAGCTTGTCGATATCGCCGCCGATCCAGAAATTGCTTTCCCAGACATAACCGTCCTCGCCATTGGCGATCTGCGCTTCCAGTCGATCCATGCCAAAAAAGTGATGCGTCGCCCCGCCCGTTATCGGCAGCAATGCGGCGCGCGCCTCAGCCATCTCGCCCGGTGGGAAAATCATGTCTGCCGCATGATCCGGTCCGCTAAAGGCTTCGGGTGGCGGCCCGGATTGCGGAAGGCTGTCACCATCTTGCATCATCTGGTGACCGGCGTGCGGATCGGCCGGCGCCGGCATAGCGTGTCCGGCATGAGGGTCGGGCGGTGTATCGGTCTGCATGGGCATTGCGTGGCCCCCATGGGGGTCTGTTGCCTCGGGCATCGCATGACCTGCATGGGGATCCGCAGCTTCTTCCGTCCCAGCCGCCTGATCTTGATGCGCGCCATGATCCATTTGCCCGTGATCGCCATGACCCTGATGCTGGGCCAAAGCCGGCGCGCCAGTGGCGAGCAGCAGCGCCGCGATAAGCCGGCTCATACCGGATCTCCCATCGGGCGCACCGTAACGACGTTAAACATACCGGCATGCATGTGCATCATCAGATGGCAGTGAAAGGCCCAGTCACCTGGCGCATCGGCAGTGAGATCGAAGTGCACAAAGCCACCCGGCAGCACATTCACCGTGTGCTTGCGGGGGTGACGGCCGTGATGGCCGTTGATCAGTTCGAAGAAAAAGCCATGCAGATGGATCGGGTGGGTCATCATCGTATTGTTGACCAGTTTCACCCGGACGCGTTCGTCGCGCGCAAAACG from Parasphingopyxis sp. CP4 harbors:
- a CDS encoding vanadium-dependent haloperoxidase, which translates into the protein MWNRRRVLGAAAAASAMLASGCTAPFGSRSSYLTPILRPAHRNSVFHWTDIALQQIRDQRVPPPRAAYNLAAPMAAGFLAANGIIGRYAEPFGIGQGPRGADPEVAYGVAFATAASENFQQPFLFERNAFKDRFPDGDAKSLGIEWGRRVGMQIVRMRTNDGAEPNRINYYLGRYPRRRDALKWTPTGPFYSASPGPAFATYDRGLFPGLGQITPWTMRSGTQFRPADFLDPASPEFAEEFHTIRMLGASNSPVRTPDQSEIALFWEDGPWGITPPGHFILTAVQVLQDRGLDFLDLARAFALLGMTQCDAAINAWDAKYHHDILRPETAIRHRAERFGNADPRVERQRGWRSYIPTPEFPAYTSGHSTFGAAGTELTALLLGTDQVSFSHESPDQVLWPQLRGVRRSWTSLSQAAEENGLSRLYGGVHWERDHVAAMAAGRAIARQAFHTVFPARV
- a CDS encoding DoxX family protein, whose translation is MNSDDMSLERTIMKYVYWVILALLALMSLAAGGAKLAMMQQEVTFFAEAGLDAKWLYPLGTVQVIGALLAIYPRSRALGAVVMALGFFVSSVVILMTGNIGFALISLIPVILSGFVARYASRAST
- a CDS encoding MFS transporter, translated to MAELTADTPPTTGAASEGFGTAGYRNYVLMALLMVYIFNFIDRTIVNILTEPIKLSFGLEDWQMGMLGGPAFAVLYTFLGIPIARSAERYNRVIIIATAVAIWSLFTALCGFAMSFLMLFLFRVGVSIGEAGCTPPAQSLIADYFKPSRRATAVSIYALGVPLGGMFASIFGGQLAGLDGADFGAWINSIGLGFLFGSLDWSQVEGWRIAFVVVGVPGLLLSLIVWRTIKEPPRGYTDPAALQGLEKAGFGEAMRVLWRKPAYRHVVFGAMLASFVGYGVGQFTTSFLIRTHGLSIQMASLLFGIILGVMAAIGVFSSGWLADRMSQRYPKALSWLPALGMAASVPLYAFGFLVGDLWLAMPALMIAAMIHYYYLGPMYAVSGGVVDSRMRATSVAITLFVVNLLGYGLGPPLIGILSTFLKTVFLDGYGLGLTLEACRPLLALGADARAVLASGEADSLAACASADARGLQWSIVIFICGYGWAALHYLLAGRTLQDDMVANTHS
- a CDS encoding glutathione S-transferase family protein; its protein translation is MTIAIHGTLLSPWVRRLLAFCEEKGVEYDIVNVVPLGEPDPEFLKISPLGKVPVLEVDGRYLPDSLAACSYLESKIDSPVLFPSDGWERGWMLWLCDYLGTGLFSKVEAPLFIQRFINPAFLNMETDDAVVAEALAQMPAHFDYLESQLSEGKEFLVGDALSLADLTAGSIFVNFCHAGEIVNADRWPALAAFVQRVHARPSFVRILEREKEAVGAVSPMFA
- a CDS encoding helix-turn-helix domain-containing protein, producing the protein MKTKSFSEMDCSIARTLEHVGSWWSLLIIRDVMMGIRRFKQIEASLGIAKNTLASRLSALVDGGILTRAPSSDGSKFEEYVLTEKGRELAPVMIALSQWGDKWAAHPEGPPYAFVDEVTGGELLQVWPRRADGERVELNELGLHPLKDESEAHSKEQR
- a CDS encoding tautomerase family protein, with translation MPLYMCNAAKGAISDEAKETIAADITRTHCEVTDAPPIFVHAFFREDAPDMPLNDKRVFLMGSIRAGRNDEQKAQIISEITESIRDNASIPVDDIQVMIRDTPASWVMEGGDIMPEPGEEAEWFAAHEAKAAADHG
- a CDS encoding SDR family NAD(P)-dependent oxidoreductase; protein product: MADSAIILGAGASKGVGGALARCFADNGLHAIMAGRTEEKVQALADEVGAAGGSAEAVRVDVTSEADQDRLFALAQERGKIAAVIYNAGNNAVIPFEELDAETMEGFWKVGFLGGFLTAKRAIPLLKEQGEGSLFFTGASASRRGNPNFVHFASSKASLRMLAQSLAREYGPQGVHVAHFIIDGAIDGEMVRSRFGEYLESLGDDGSLSPDAIAQAYWYVHSQPRSAWTHELDLRPFKEKW
- a CDS encoding copper resistance protein B, which codes for MSRLIAALLLATGAPALAQHQGHGDHGQMDHGAHQDQAAGTEEAADPHAGHAMPEATDPHGGHAMPMQTDTPPDPHAGHAMPAPADPHAGHQMMQDGDSLPQSGPPPEAFSGPDHAADMIFPPGEMAEARAALLPITGGATHHFFGMDRLEAQIANGEDGYVWESNFWIGGDIDKLWIKTEGEGEIGGDLEEAEIQALWSHAIGPFFDLQAGIRYDLRPEPDRAHAVIGVQGLAPYFFEIDAAMFVSDEGDVTARVEAEYDQRLTQRLIAQPRIELNLSAQDIAEIGIGSGVTDLEAGLRLRYEISPQFAPYVGLEWQKQFGDTADFTRAAGGDADRFVALVGLRFWF